In a single window of the Micromonospora sp. WMMD1155 genome:
- a CDS encoding iron ABC transporter permease, protein MTATQRPSATAGPSHPSASSGPADGQARLAGRSLLRIGPVSLLIRRRAVLVAAVLTVLLLLAVVLSLALGTPYVAPADVLRALSGAGTPYDLVVFDLRLPRVVLAAAAGAAFGVAGTLIQSVARNPLASPDVIGITQGAGLAATVALTSGMAAVLVAPTALLGGLLAAVLLFALGARHGLAAQRFVLAGVAVAFAFRALTEVVMLTADPIDGLRAQIWLIGTLAGKGWTEAAWIAGTLLVLLPVLAWAGWALNSTALDDDTARGVGLRPVARRIGLAGTGVLVAAMVTAQVGAVDFVALVAPQLARRLVRAERPPLVCAALLGALLLVLADLAGRRLFAPTQLPAGVLTAAIGGPYLIFLLLRGRRRSS, encoded by the coding sequence GTGACCGCCACCCAGCGCCCGTCCGCCACCGCCGGTCCGTCGCACCCCTCCGCCTCGAGCGGCCCCGCGGACGGGCAGGCCCGGCTGGCCGGGCGGTCGCTGCTGCGGATCGGCCCGGTCAGCCTGCTGATCCGCCGCCGCGCGGTGCTGGTGGCCGCCGTGCTGACCGTGCTGCTCCTGCTGGCCGTCGTGCTCAGCCTCGCACTGGGCACCCCGTACGTCGCCCCGGCCGACGTGCTGCGTGCCCTCTCCGGGGCCGGCACGCCGTACGACCTCGTGGTCTTCGATCTTCGGCTCCCCCGGGTCGTGCTGGCGGCGGCGGCCGGAGCGGCCTTCGGCGTGGCCGGCACGCTCATCCAGAGCGTGGCCCGTAACCCGCTGGCCAGCCCGGACGTCATCGGCATCACCCAGGGCGCCGGCCTCGCCGCGACGGTGGCCCTGACCAGCGGCATGGCGGCGGTGCTGGTGGCACCCACCGCGCTGCTGGGCGGGTTGCTCGCGGCGGTGCTGCTGTTCGCCCTCGGTGCCCGGCACGGGCTGGCCGCACAGCGGTTCGTGCTCGCCGGGGTGGCTGTCGCGTTCGCCTTCCGGGCGCTCACCGAGGTCGTCATGCTCACCGCCGACCCGATCGACGGTCTGCGCGCGCAGATCTGGCTGATCGGCACCCTGGCCGGCAAGGGCTGGACCGAGGCGGCCTGGATCGCCGGCACACTGCTGGTGCTGCTGCCGGTGCTCGCCTGGGCCGGCTGGGCGTTGAACAGCACCGCCCTGGACGACGACACCGCCCGGGGCGTCGGGCTGCGCCCGGTGGCCCGCCGGATCGGCCTGGCCGGCACCGGCGTGCTCGTCGCCGCGATGGTCACCGCCCAGGTCGGTGCCGTCGACTTCGTGGCGCTGGTCGCACCCCAGCTGGCCCGCCGGTTGGTACGCGCCGAACGGCCACCGCTGGTCTGCGCCGCGCTGCTCGGCGCGTTGCTGCTGGTGCTGGCCGACCTGGCCGGCCGACGCCTGTTCGCGCCCACCCAACTGCCCGCCGGAGTACTGACCGCCGCGATCGGCGGCCCGTACCTGATCTTCCTGTTGCTGCGCGGCCGGCGGCGGTCGTCGTGA